From the Ruminiclostridium josui JCM 17888 genome, one window contains:
- a CDS encoding DMT family transporter, whose protein sequence is MKKDSLIKGMIFCFLAVVAWGGMFPIAGVIMKSINPFHFTAIRYFVAGIIFLILLFVLEGKKSFSFDGSFWKLFFFGTMGFAGYSFLTFGGQKLLGTSGAVVASILMALMPINTVIVNTILGKAKPKPFTMVTIIFALAGVMMVITKGNINNLLAVKNNLLGDILIFLGTICWVIYTIGGTSFSSWSPIRYTSLSCSLGVITVCLLTAAGTAMNLIAMPSLNDIVSNGWQLGYMALIAGVMAVFLWNYGNKIITPINGILFMNLVPVTTFIISLFLGTSFKGIELCGAVLTICSLIANNIYTRFSVNIAEKEKALSQKA, encoded by the coding sequence ATGAAAAAAGACAGCTTAATAAAAGGAATGATATTTTGTTTTCTTGCAGTTGTTGCATGGGGAGGAATGTTTCCTATTGCAGGTGTAATTATGAAATCTATAAATCCGTTTCATTTTACTGCAATAAGATATTTTGTGGCAGGGATAATATTTCTGATTTTGCTATTTGTTTTGGAAGGGAAAAAATCTTTTAGCTTTGATGGAAGCTTCTGGAAACTATTCTTTTTTGGAACTATGGGGTTTGCGGGATATAGCTTTTTAACATTCGGAGGGCAAAAATTACTTGGGACTTCCGGGGCAGTTGTAGCATCTATATTGATGGCCTTAATGCCCATAAATACAGTTATCGTAAATACTATTTTGGGAAAAGCAAAGCCAAAACCCTTTACTATGGTGACAATTATTTTCGCACTGGCAGGAGTTATGATGGTTATAACAAAGGGTAACATAAATAACCTTTTAGCAGTGAAAAACAATTTGCTTGGAGATATCTTGATATTCTTAGGAACAATCTGTTGGGTTATTTACACAATTGGTGGGACAAGCTTCAGTTCATGGTCACCTATAAGATACACATCCTTAAGCTGCTCGTTGGGAGTTATAACAGTATGCTTGCTAACTGCCGCAGGAACTGCAATGAATCTTATTGCTATGCCTTCATTAAATGATATAGTTTCAAATGGCTGGCAGTTGGGATACATGGCTCTTATAGCAGGGGTAATGGCAGTATTCCTTTGGAACTACGGCAATAAAATAATTACACCTATTAATGGAATACTTTTTATGAATCTGGTTCCAGTAACAACATTCATAATTTCCCTTTTCCTTGGTACGAGCTTCAAAGGTATTGAGTTATGCGGCGCAGTACTAACAATATGCTCACTTATAGCAAATAATATATATACAAGGTTCAGTGTAAATATTGCGGAAAAAGAAAAGGCCTTAAGTCAAAAGGCCTGA